Proteins from a single region of Verrucomicrobiales bacterium:
- a CDS encoding beta-lactamase family protein: MTLPFYSTLAFTTVLLASTSAYGAQLPSASPSRVGFNATRLEVTHATVKRFVEEAKHVGIITLLARDGKIADVEAYGYRDLEQKLPMQRDTICRIYSMSKIITSVAVLVLFEEGRFSLDDPIANYLPELKGLQVAAGGTPESPKLVAPKRPITIKHLLTHTSGLVYDFDANDPLQGSYKRADLWSGSSLKEFIAKVGKLALKHHPGDQYSYGINTDVLGALIERVSGLSFGTFLEKRIFTPLGMQDTGFDVPIEKRARLAKTYQNKPGGGFEEAEPILSTWPEPGRGIESGGAGIFSTVDDYARFAQMLCNGGTLEGHRILGRKTVELMTANHLTLLPDAAQISTREKGFGLGVEVSLDPGRGAVPTSPGQFGWYGAATTYCQIDPHEKLVAIAFAQHLPFNQHGFFAKWATGYYQALK, from the coding sequence ATGACGCTGCCATTCTATTCGACTTTGGCCTTCACCACCGTCCTCCTGGCTTCAACGAGCGCCTATGGCGCTCAGCTTCCCTCCGCCTCACCATCGCGAGTGGGCTTCAATGCCACTCGGCTCGAAGTGACGCACGCCACCGTGAAACGGTTTGTGGAGGAAGCGAAGCATGTCGGCATCATTACTCTGCTGGCACGCGACGGCAAAATCGCCGACGTGGAGGCGTATGGTTACCGCGACCTGGAACAGAAACTGCCGATGCAGCGCGATACCATCTGCCGGATCTATTCCATGTCGAAGATCATCACGAGCGTCGCGGTGCTCGTCCTGTTCGAGGAGGGAAGGTTTAGCCTCGATGATCCGATCGCAAACTATCTTCCTGAACTCAAAGGCCTGCAGGTGGCGGCCGGGGGAACCCCCGAAAGCCCTAAGCTCGTCGCGCCGAAGCGGCCCATCACCATCAAGCACCTGCTCACCCATACCAGTGGTTTGGTCTATGATTTTGATGCCAACGATCCGCTTCAGGGAAGTTACAAGCGGGCCGACTTGTGGAGTGGTTCTAGCCTGAAGGAGTTTATTGCCAAGGTTGGCAAGCTGGCGCTCAAACACCATCCCGGGGATCAGTACAGCTACGGAATCAACACCGACGTCTTGGGTGCTCTCATCGAGCGCGTTTCCGGCCTGAGCTTTGGCACGTTTCTGGAAAAGAGGATCTTCACGCCGCTGGGAATGCAGGATACAGGATTCGATGTTCCGATCGAAAAACGGGCACGCCTCGCCAAAACCTACCAGAACAAGCCCGGAGGCGGATTCGAGGAAGCAGAACCCATTCTTTCCACTTGGCCCGAGCCGGGCCGCGGCATCGAAAGCGGCGGGGCGGGAATCTTCAGCACGGTCGATGATTATGCTCGATTTGCCCAGATGCTCTGCAACGGAGGCACCCTCGAGGGCCATCGGATCCTCGGCCGTAAGACCGTCGAACTGATGACCGCGAATCACCTAACCCTACTTCCCGATGCAGCGCAAATCTCCACCCGCGAGAAGGGATTCGGACTCGGGGTTGAAGTCAGCCTGGATCCTGGCCGAGGGGCGGTCCCGACCAGTCCCGGGCAGTTCGGGTGGTATGGAGCTGCGACCACCTACTGCCAGATCGATCCCCACGAGAAGCTGGTAGCCATCGCCTTCGCTCAGCACTTGCCCTTCAACCAGCACGGTTTCTTCGCCAAGTGGGCAACCGGTTATTACCAGGCGCTTAAATGA
- a CDS encoding lamin tail domain-containing protein, with protein sequence MNLRAIAFLLSAIVAAPAHAQLKITEVESSEAGGLHADWWEMTNFGNEAVSLDGYTFDDSSATIANGASLGSSLAIQPGESIVFVETMTAQEFRTWWGNLLPATAKVVTYTGSGLGLSSGGDAVNVWDSKGVLVDSVKFGAAQAGVSFGFDPLTKSFGGLSVAGINGAFIAAENGDVGSPAAIPEPSSLLLGGLAVTLLAWRSRASRPM encoded by the coding sequence ATGAATTTACGTGCCATCGCTTTTCTGTTGTCGGCTATCGTTGCGGCCCCCGCCCATGCTCAGCTGAAGATCACTGAGGTGGAGTCTTCCGAGGCGGGCGGGCTGCATGCGGACTGGTGGGAAATGACCAACTTCGGGAACGAGGCGGTGAGCCTTGACGGATATACTTTCGACGACAGCAGCGCGACGATCGCCAACGGCGCTAGCCTTGGCTCGAGCTTGGCGATTCAACCGGGGGAATCGATTGTCTTTGTGGAAACCATGACCGCGCAGGAGTTTCGGACTTGGTGGGGGAATCTTCTCCCGGCCACTGCCAAAGTGGTGACCTATACCGGCAGTGGTCTGGGTCTGAGTTCCGGGGGGGATGCCGTCAATGTTTGGGATTCGAAGGGGGTCCTCGTGGATAGCGTCAAGTTTGGTGCTGCTCAGGCCGGTGTGAGCTTTGGTTTTGATCCGCTAACCAAGTCCTTCGGCGGGTTGAGCGTGGCCGGTATCAACGGGGCGTTTATCGCTGCTGAGAACGGGGATGTGGGATCGCCGGCGGCGATACCAGAGCCGTCGAGTCTGCTTCTTGGCGGTCTCGCCGTCACTTTGCTGGCCTGGCGTTCCAGGGCTTCACGGCCGATGTGA